The Candidatus Neomarinimicrobiota bacterium genomic interval CTTCTTGTCAATCAGGGTTGGTGTATAGTTTGCACCCGATTTCCCTTCTCGGTATCGACTGTTCACATTGTTTATCGATCGCATACCTCCAGAAAGGTGAGGTAGCCCTAATGCTACCGTATCCTCATCAAGTCTGGCAAAAAAATGTTCTACATCACCAAGATATTCTCCAGCCGCTTCGAGTTCCATTCGCTTCTCGACATATAAGGTAAGGATATACTCGTACGTGTGATGCCCTAAACATATAAGAATTCCCGGATTCCACGCCTCGATCTCATGCCAGATGTGCTGTTGCTTAAAAATACACTGACGAAATTGTACCGGATTAGGCCAAGATCGTGTACTGAGTTCAGTGTGGGGACTACATTTAATCATGTTTGTAAATATATAGTGGTGCTCCATCGGTGAATACGCGCTATCTAGTCGGAAAAGGCAGCAGATAAACTTGTCCAGATTGCTCTTTAGACTAAATGGCTTCCATCTCAGTTCATTGTTTTCGTCGGTTATGACACCATCCCACTCATTTCCGTCATAATTAACATTTATTGCCACGGCCATCAATATTTATGAACCAGAATTCCTAGTTGAATTCTAGGGGCAGGTAATGTTACATTTCCTAGGCACATATTAATAAGCGCCAAGGTATTGTAACAGGTAAAAAGCAAAACAGAAATGAATGCAACGCAACAGATTCTGAAATTCCTTGAAAAGAATCATATCATAAGGCCAAGAGATCTTGATCCATACAATATCCCACGCGAGTACCTTCGGAGACTGCACATGAGAGGTATTCTCAGACGGGTGGGCTGGGGACTTTATGTTCTTGAGAATGGGAAAGAAATGGAACAGCAGACGCTTATCGAAGCATGTAAACGCGTACCTCAAGGAGTGCTATGTCTTCTCACAGCTCTACAATATCATGAAATTACTGCACAGATGCCCTTTGATGTCTGGATGGCAATAGACCGAAAGTCATGGCTGCCACAAGTTGATCACCCCAGGATACGGTTCATGCGCTTCTCTGGACTTGCACTCACTGAAGGAATAGTCGAGCATGATGTATCGGGAGTTACCATAAGAGTCTATAATCCTGCAAAGACTGTGGCGGACTGTTTCAAGTATCGAAATAAAATTGGACTCGATGTAGCTATAGAAGCCCTCCGGGATGGGTATCGCACACGCAAATTCAACGTTGATGAGATTATGAAATACAGCAAGGTTTGCCGCGTGGCTAATGTGATAAAGCCATATCTGGAATCGATAATTTGAGCCCTACCCCACTAGCAAATATTCCTGCTTCTGTTCGTCAACGGTTGCTAAATCTTAGCAGGGACCGCGGTGAAGATTTTCAGTTTGTCTTAACCAAGTATGCGATAGAGCGAATCCTATATCGCCTTGCCAAGTCGGAGTATGCTGCTGATTTTATACTAAAAGGAGCTTCCTTGATTGCTGTGTGGACCGGGAGCGAGCGTCGACCAACAAGAGATGTCGATTTTCCTGGACTTGGAGATTTAACTGACGAGCGAATCAGGAAAATCTTCCAGCATATATGCCTAGTGGATGTCGAGCCTGACGGAATGGAGTATGATCCAGAAACCATACAAATAGAAGATATTCGGGAGGGTCAAGCCAACGAAGGAAGGCGAGTGCGAATCCGGTCAAACTTGGGTAATGCCCTTGCCGTCGTTCAGATTGATATCGGACAGGGAGATCCGGTAACACCCAAGGCTAAGAAGATTACTTACCCAACGCTCCTGGAGTTTCCGGCTCCGGAAATTCTCGCCTATCCACCTGAATCTGTAGTAGCCGAAAAACTTGAGGCACTGGTCTCCCTAGGCATAGTAACAAGTCGAGTGAGGGACCTCTACGATTTACTATTGCTTGCTAGCTCCTTCGATTTTGAGGGATCAATTCTGGTCAGAGCCATCAAGGCAACATTCAGCAAACGTGGAACCATGATACCACGAGAAGCACCAGCAGTATTGACAGATGAATTCGCTCGCACTGAAGAGAAACAAAGGCAGTGGAATGCTTTTCTTACTCGTAGTCGGCTTGAAGCGTCCCATCTAGAGCTGGTTGATGTTATTGAGCTACTCAGGAAGTTCCTCCTGGAGCCACTTGCCTCGGCTGCAGATGAAGAAAAGTTCTCGCTAAAATGGATTGCTGGTGGTCCTTGGGTATGAAATCACCTGCCTGGGATTGTGCTTTGAATATCTCATGCTTCAAGTTTTGGATAGCTCAGAATCCCTCACACGATAGTAGATAAAATAGGCCTGAATTAGCACTTCTGCCGGATATCTACTGGATACAGCTGGAACCACTCGTCGGGGTGCTCTGGACCCGCAGTCCGGGTGACGGATAGAAATCAGTTACCAACCCTCCCTGAATCACTGGAGCAATCACCGGACTGATCTTTGTGAAATCCAAGAGATTATTTATGTAATATAGTAGATATGGCTCTTGATCCTTAAAAGCCCAGCAGGCTTGGTGTGTAAAAATCTATTCCCCACTAATACCTTGCCCGAGGTAGCACGGGTATAAACCCCAGATTGGGAATAGTTACTAAATCATTCCCCAAGAATTAGATACGTCCCCCTGAATTCCTGAATGCGAGCCTCGATCACAGCCTCGCCGTCGGGTACTGGTCTAGACGTAATGGCAGCCCTGCCATTGGCCATTCCGATCGCATCACTCCGCGTGGGCGTGCCATATCCGGTGATCAAATCGCCGTTTCCTGAATTTGAGAAGTAGATCCGATCATTATCGTCGAGATACAGCCCTCCGGTTTCCCGTTCACGTAAAGGGTGACGGAGATATTCACTCCTTCGAAAGCGAGCAGAACCTTCACATCCTCCTTTAACACTGGTACGAAGAAGCTTTTCTCGTACCAGCCGATATCCCATTGATACCTGGGAACGTTGTCTACGGCATTGAAGCCACTCCACGTATGCGGTAGTGTGAACGTTTTCCATATCTGGGTTGCCAGATGCAGGCCTTCCATATGATCTATGTCATCTTCCAGATAGAACCAGTTATCGTTAAACCTATAAATCTTGTGAATCGGGACATCTTGGTTGAGATTCTCCAATTCCATCCTTTTCCATAGTTTCCAGACCGCTTCGATGAAGAAATAATCACCCGCTTGGAAGGATTCATCGACGCCCCACATGTTGTGGTAATGATAAATGGTGTGCAGCAGGAGTCCTTCCTCTTTAGGACGCGTACTCTCTGTAAATAAATAATTCCGCAGTAGGAACTGTGTGATTTTCTCACCTACCGCTACATACCCTTCATAGTCCTCTTTTGAATGTGTGACCTCCGCGAGCAGCATCAACCCGGAAGCGGCCACGGCGCCGGCTGACGCATCTCGCAGGACATCCTCGCCCGATAGGTCGAGATCCCAGTACGGGACGAAGTCGTCAGGCAAGCGCTCGATCATGTAGTCAGCCATTTTTTGTGCCACGTTAAGAAAGCGCTCATCGCCCGTCCGGCGATAGGCATTGGCGAATCCATAGATTCCCCAGGCCTGGCCTCGGGCCCAGGTGGATTCATCGCTGTATCCCTGGTGCGTCCGCTTTCGCTCAACGGCACCTGTGTCCAGGTTGAATTCCACCACATGGTACGAGGATCCATCCGGACGCACACTTTCCTGCATGGTCGTGAACGCATGGCGATAGGCGATATTATAATAGTCTTTGTTCCCGGTGACCTCCATAGCCCAGAACAGGAGCTCCAGGTTCATCATGGTATCGATGATCATCCAGCCGGCCCTGTCGTCGGAACCCAGTTTACCCCATGCCCGCAGGAACTTGCCCTTCTGATTGAATCTCCTGGCCAGCATATCGGCCGCCTGAATGCCTGCAGCCCGGTACTTCTCTTCCCCGGTATGCCGATATGCCTGAACGACGGTAGGCAGAAAGATGAAGCCCATGTCATGGGTGTAGTTGATGCCTGCATATGGGAGCAGCGCATCAGCATGTGCAATAGCTCTTTTCTTTAACTCCTCATCATCTGTGATCTCAAACATATACCATAAGTTCGCCGCCGATGAAGCCCGACAGCCAGTTCACATCGTCGCGGAATGTCCAGACACCATCCCGCGTGTATTCAGGAAAACGCCCCTGGAATATCTCATCCTTGTGGAGAAGTTGGGCCTTGATGGCCTCAATCCTTTCCCTTGGAATCTCTTCACCGAACAGGATCGCGCCAAGAAATACTACGAAGGACAGGATTCTGAGCAGCCCCATGATCTACCTTCCAATATGCATGACGAGGAACACCACCAGCGGAGTACGCCGATCAGGCTAGTCATCAACCCATAGTATGGGCTGACGGAGTGGGAAGTTACGGAGCACTTCTCGCTCATCCGGATCGGGATTCAGTCTGCCCCAGAGTTTAATGTAGTCGGCGTTTTGATACGCCAATCCGGCGAAGAGCAGGCTGATCTGTCGGACGGGAAACTGGTCGAAGTATATGACATCCGGCGGATAAGGCCAGCTCGCCTTATCCGCGATGTACGGATACAAGAAATCCATGGCCTTGCGCATTCCTCTCCCGTCAGGCATGCTGAAGGCCCACAGGTCATCTTCGGTGGTGGAGAGAACCTGGCAGATGGATGCCAGAATATCTAGGTTGAACAGGGAGTAGCTGTACGGCTTCGTCCGGGCCAGCTCCAGTGGAAAACTCCCGTCTTCCGCAATCTGGTTCGGTACCAGAACGGTCTTGAATCGCTCCAGGCAATAAGCCTGGATCTCATCATCACCCACCAGCTGGGCAAACGCACTCACCTGCAATAACCAGCAGGAGCCATGATTGTTGGTGCGGTCACGCTCATTGATGCCATATTCGTGGGTTGTCATCCAGCGCACATACTCTGCAAACCACCCTTTCAATCCTTGCAGGTCCTCCCGTTCGATGACTCCGGCTTCAGCCAGAGTCTTAATCGATCGGGCGACTTCGATCAAATGGATCGTATCGATGATTCCCACGCCCCGGCCCGTCACCCTCCCCTTGATGGCCTGACCGTACAGTAAATGGGGATTCATCTTCGTCTCATCGTCGAGGAACCAGGCGCGTAGATGAGCCACGGCATGGGTGGCATGCGTCTCGTCGCCCGTTATGACGTAGGCCGCCGTAAGCGCGGGTACAATAAGGCTCAGCCGGACCATCACCTGCCGATGAGTATCAAAATTATCGGGATTGGACATACCGTCCCTGCGGATGTAGGGTCCTTCGGGATCATCAGGATTAGGCCACCAGTAATCGCCCTCTGAGTAGAAGTCATGAATTCCGCCAGCGGAACGGATGGCCGGACAGGATGTGATGGTCAGAGGCGATTCGTCCAGATATTTGTCAGCAGCCCGCAACACCCGTTCGTGATCAATACTGGCTAGATCCACCTCTATCACCGGCTGTTTGCTCCGACAACCACTGCCTGCGAAAAGCACCACCACCCAGAATAAAGACAAGCAGATTCTCATCAGGTACGGCGGGTTGGTCAGCCTGGAAAACGCATATTCCGGGATTATTTCTTTCATGAGACCACCTCTATGTAAATACGGCGCTCGGAATCTACAACAATCCGTTCAGTATGCGGGACAGTTCACAGCGGATATACTAACCTCAGGTCTCCTTTGTACAGGTCGACGCCTGGGATTTCCGACAAGCGCTCACGGTACCCTGGTTTGCTGAACCTGTCCCCGGCAATGTTCATGATAAAATCCAGACTCACTGAATCCTCAGGTTCCCAGCCCCTGATCTGTTCATACCGCCAGGGCTGCCCATCCAGGGCATGTGGCAGAAGGATATGGCCATGCTCAAAACGGCCAGCCATGATACAGTGGTTCGCAATGAATGAAGCAGACGCAGATCTGATATTCTGAACGGCCTCACGGGTCTCAGCATATTCTTGGTGGTAGCAAGAGGTTCATTTAAGGATAATCATCTTCATGCTGCGGGAGAGATTCTCCGTGCTTAGCCGAGCGATATAAACACCAGAAGGCAGCTCATTCCCTTGGGTCGTGGTGCCATCCCATGCGACGGTATACGACCCGGCCTCTATCTATCCGTCGGTTAGTCTGGTCACGACCTGCTCGTGTATATCGTAGATCATGACTTGTATTTCTGATGCCGTCAACAGGTCAAAACGGATCCTGGTCATGGAATTGAACGGATTCGGATAATTCCGCTGAAGAGTCAGTCCCCGTGGGACGGGTGTACGATTCCCATCATCACTGGCAATACCGACTACCTCACCAAGCCGCTACTCCAGCTGTGCATAGTAGAGTGAGCGGGGATAAAGTCCGGGTGTATTACTACCCTCGATATACCCTTCCGGCTCATCAAAGGGTGCCGGTGGTTTGATACCGGTAATCTGCCCCCCGACAGGCAGCCAATGGCATAATTCTGAGCCGTAGGCGGCTTCTGGACAATGAGATCGCATTATACAAGTCACACGCCCAGGCTACTGAGTGGGCTGTCGACCAGCCAGGACTGGAACCGTAGTGCCTCCGGTTATAGAGCCCCAACAGTCGGGGATTAAAGCTAGGTCTCGGTCCGTCCAGTTCAACCAGATTGTCATAAAGCAGACCGGTGCTCCAGAGATAATGACCTTCGTTGGAGGCATAGGCCGCCTGAGACGCACAATCGACGAAGACGCAGCTGGATGTAGAACTCGTTTCGTTGGAAGCATAATAGACAATCTCGGATTGCCAGGCTGCCTAAGCATTCAGGCCGCCAGGTTCCCCGATGAGCAAGAGGAGCATAATTGAGCCAAACTGCACTGACCGATCCTGTTATACCGCATGACTGGTCACTCTGGATGGACTCATTTCAGGCGCAGCATGCGAATGACGTTCACTTCGCCATCGATAGTGAGCCGCCCCAGATAGATGCCGGAGCCCAGGTCCTGGGGATACCAG includes:
- a CDS encoding type IV toxin-antitoxin system AbiEi family antitoxin domain-containing protein, whose translation is MNATQQILKFLEKNHIIRPRDLDPYNIPREYLRRLHMRGILRRVGWGLYVLENGKEMEQQTLIEACKRVPQGVLCLLTALQYHEITAQMPFDVWMAIDRKSWLPQVDHPRIRFMRFSGLALTEGIVEHDVSGVTIRVYNPAKTVADCFKYRNKIGLDVAIEALRDGYRTRKFNVDEIMKYSKVCRVANVIKPYLESII
- a CDS encoding alginate lyase family protein, which produces MRICLSLFWVVVLFAGSGCRSKQPVIEVDLASIDHERVLRAADKYLDESPLTITSCPAIRSAGGIHDFYSEGDYWWPNPDDPEGPYIRRDGMSNPDNFDTHRQVMVRLSLIVPALTAAYVITGDETHATHAVAHLRAWFLDDETKMNPHLLYGQAIKGRVTGRGVGIIDTIHLIEVARSIKTLAEAGVIEREDLQGLKGWFAEYVRWMTTHEYGINERDRTNNHGSCWLLQVSAFAQLVGDDEIQAYCLERFKTVLVPNQIAEDGSFPLELARTKPYSYSLFNLDILASICQVLSTTEDDLWAFSMPDGRGMRKAMDFLYPYIADKASWPYPPDVIYFDQFPVRQISLLFAGLAYQNADYIKLWGRLNPDPDEREVLRNFPLRQPILWVDD
- a CDS encoding FlgD immunoglobulin-like domain containing protein — encoded protein: MEAGSYTVAWDGTTTQGNELPSGVYIARLSTENLSRSMKMIILK
- a CDS encoding nucleotidyl transferase AbiEii/AbiGii toxin family protein; protein product: MLNLSRDRGEDFQFVLTKYAIERILYRLAKSEYAADFILKGASLIAVWTGSERRPTRDVDFPGLGDLTDERIRKIFQHICLVDVEPDGMEYDPETIQIEDIREGQANEGRRVRIRSNLGNALAVVQIDIGQGDPVTPKAKKITYPTLLEFPAPEILAYPPESVVAEKLEALVSLGIVTSRVRDLYDLLLLASSFDFEGSILVRAIKATFSKRGTMIPREAPAVLTDEFARTEEKQRQWNAFLTRSRLEASHLELVDVIELLRKFLLEPLASAADEEKFSLKWIAGGPWV
- a CDS encoding glycoside hydrolase family 88 protein, with protein sequence MFEITDDEELKKRAIAHADALLPYAGINYTHDMGFIFLPTVVQAYRHTGEEKYRAAGIQAADMLARRFNQKGKFLRAWGKLGSDDRAGWMIIDTMMNLELLFWAMEVTGNKDYYNIAYRHAFTTMQESVRPDGSSYHVVEFNLDTGAVERKRTHQGYSDESTWARGQAWGIYGFANAYRRTGDERFLNVAQKMADYMIERLPDDFVPYWDLDLSGEDVLRDASAGAVAASGLMLLAEVTHSKEDYEGYVAVGEKITQFLLRNYLFTESTRPKEEGLLLHTIYHYHNMWGVDESFQAGDYFFIEAVWKLWKRMELENLNQDVPIHKIYRFNDNWFYLEDDIDHMEGLHLATQIWKTFTLPHTWSGFNAVDNVPRYQWDIGWYEKSFFVPVLKEDVKVLLAFEGVNISVTLYVNGKPEGCISTIMIGSTSQIQETAI